A stretch of Chelmon rostratus isolate fCheRos1 chromosome 18, fCheRos1.pri, whole genome shotgun sequence DNA encodes these proteins:
- the LOC121622160 gene encoding adhesion G protein-coupled receptor F5-like isoform X2 has product MGTEASHIHPREKRAATFNSSEYELQAVINISDLERLQQLLSTYTFPLMISSEAEIISVDTTTVCSSNMTGYQCRCEQNFKWSYNTCISDGACDAIIADTCGCINALPSDGQYCQPNTSRTEPVDIDIVLDLRIPVFSVPSNFIHLFREALAGLPLPQAITESVEVVSLNFTTACYPNSTGGLHCPCEEQFAWSCDKCDIYGACSNGPGQTCKCINGLPPDGQFCEPLTSISQCPTPTPEMPTTTPMSTPTTTMTTPMTSTTAMTTPTTTMTTPTTTMTTPTTTMTTPTRTMTTPTTTITTPTTTITTPMTSTTAMTTTPPPPPTESRLSFSMDLEYNPSYNEPTSDVYQNVNNTIQSQCKKHISTLKAAKIAEFRSGSTICDYTITATSVQEIEIEAVKAGIFTELKEIYPVVFDSLIPLKPEPSKIFFGKRVTVTCGPPPEALNFSTNWIAEWRRDGTVILADSEHSISKMSGASILTVSRFFSTDNGYYECKLKESVNGKPVFRQTSSGEFVLSETPLIQVTPIRRNVNCEVENEVSLQCSVNSPYRVMFKNITTADTGNKISHQFSITDCENLEKRFTCQEESFPEFSKVITLVLSTKAFLCINDPVFGNGILNDKAVAPCEPNKVGEKTAVCMENGKWEDQQDNCVLQPVQELLDQSESLNNNSLPGFLDQLSNVTVNYTTEVVESPATIKAIVLILNNVALASSSLSIPITKTSMEDILLTGGVLTIDEAKESWNFLNTNDTRNTSVRGSNSPKAESLSSLLLLSFENITSRLTTDSFDIDTTHILLNKTTFTDSFDADFNSSVEIDIPESDGGKKSITVITFASMDNILPPRDKDNSTSYVINGRVVLVQSSGTIDNVSFTFDVINDTLKDPQCVFWNFSLFDGLGGWDGNGCELVHNINETVSCNCNHLTSFSILMSPFSPDDPALDIITYVGVGISMASLVICLIIEAVIWRKIRKNNTSYLRHVSVVNIAVSLLIANIWFIIGAAISDAKEENPPACTAATFFIHFFYLALFFWMLASALLLFYRTVSVFDGGLSKTSMLAIGFSLGYGAPLIIAIITIAVTAPNQAYIRGTGICWLNWNESKALLAFVIPALLIVVINLVILLVVIYKMLRRRAVGDAAQAAERHVLVVIARSLAVLTPFFGLTWGLGVGTMTSPYNRGIHISFAFFNSLQGFFILLFGTLLDRKVRSEIAIKSQTSRSGTRSTSAGNSSSSGFDFFRNWRRGRDGYNISSSSSGAPHSSVNT; this is encoded by the exons ATGGGTACAGAAGCATCACACATTCATCCCAGAGAAAAAAGAGCGG CTACCTTTAATTCCTCTGAATATGAACTCCAAGCTGTCATAAACATCTCTGACCTGGAGCGTCTCCAACAGCTTCTGAGCACATACACCTTCCCGTTAATGATCAGCAGTGAGGCTGAAATCATAAGCGTCGATACCACAACAG TGTGTTCATCAAATATGACTGGATACCAGTGCAGATGTGAGCAGAACTTTAAATGGTCTTATAACACCTGCATTAGCGATGGAGCCTGTGATGCCATCATTGCTGACACATGTGGATGCATTAACGCCCTGCCGTCTGATGGCCAGTACTGCCAGCCAAACACCAGTCGAACAG AACCGGTGGACATTGATATAGTCCTTGACTTGCGCATCCCAGTCTTCAGTGTGCCGTCAAATTTCATTCATCTATTCAGGGAAGCTCTGGCAGGTTTACCACTCCCGCAAGCCATCACCGAGTCTGTAGAAGTTGTAAGCTTAAATTTCACCACAG CGTGCTATCCGAACTCTACTGGAGGACTTCACTGTCCGTGTGAGGAGCAGTTTGCGTGGTCGTGTGATAAGTGTGACATCTACGGTGCATGCAGTAATGGCCCTGGACAAACCTGCAAATGCATAAATGGACTTCCTCCTGATGGACAGTTCTGTGAACCACTCACTA GTATCAGTCAATGTCCTACCCCAACTCCTG AGATGCCGACGACAACACCAATGTCAACACCAACAACGACAATGACAACACCAATGACCTCTACGACGGCCAtgacaacaccaacaacaacaatgacaacaccAACAACGACAATGACAACACCAACAACGACAATGACAACACCAACAAGGACTATGACAACACCAACAACGACAATCACAACACCAACAACGACAATCACAACACCAATGACCTCAACAACGGCCATGACAACGacaccaccgccaccaccaaCAG AAAGCCGCTTGTCCTTTTCCATGGACCTAGAATATAATCCTTCATATAATGAGCCAACCAGCGACGTTTACCAAAACGTTAATAATACT ATTCAAAGCCAATGTAAGAAGCACATCTCCACTCTAAAAGCAGCAAAGATAGCTGAGTTTCG GAGTGGAAGCACCATCTGTGACTATACAATAACAGCAACTTCTGTTCAAGAAATTGAAATCGAAGCAGTAAAAGCGGGGATATttacagagctgaaagagataTACCCCGTGGTCTTTGACA GCCTAATACCCCTAAAACCTGAACCATCCAAAATATTTTTTGGGAAAAGGGTGACTGTGACGTGTGGCCCTCCACCAGAGGCTCTCAATTTTAGTACCAACTGGATTGCAGAGTGGAGACGTGATGGCACAGTAATACTTGCAGATAGCGAACACAGCATTTCAAAAATGAGTGGAGCATCGATCTTAACTGTGTCCAGATTTTTTAGCACCGACAATG GATATTATGAATGCAAGCTGAAAGAAAGTGTGAACGGGAAACCAGTTTTCAGACAGACATCCAGCGGAGAATTCGTTCTCAGCGAGACACCCTTGATCCAAGTGACACCAATCAGACGAAATGTCAATTGTGAGGTTGAAAACGAAGTGTCACTGCAGTGTTCTGTCAACAGTCCTTATAGAGTTATGTTTAAAAACATAACTACTGCAG ACACCGGTAATAAGATCTCCCATCAGTTTTCAATCACTGACTGTGAAAACCTGGAAAAGAGGTTCACTTGTCAGGAGGAGAGCTTTCCAGAATTTAGCAAAGTAATAACACTGGTGTTATCCACAAAGG CATTTCTGTGTATCAATGACCCGGTCTTTGGTAATGGAATTCTAAATGACAAGGCTGTAGCTCCCTGTGAGCCGAACAAGGTGGGGGAAAAGACAGCAGTTTGTATGGAAAATGGTAAATGGGAAGATCAACAAGACAACTGCGTCCTACAACCGGTTCAGGAGCTGCTCGATCAGTCTGAG TCCTTGAATAACAATTCATTGCCAGGATTCTTGGACCAACTCAGCAATGTCACTGTCAACTACACTACGGAAGTGGTTGAATCTCCTGCAACCATTAAAGCCATTGTTCTTATACTTAATAATGTAGCCcttgcatcatcatcattgtctaTACCAATAACTAAAACATCAATGGAG GATATCCTATTGACTGGAGGAGTTCTCACCATAGATGAGGCAAAGGAATCATGGAATTTTCTGAATACCAATGATACCAGAAACACATCAGTAAGAGGAAGCAACAGCCCCAAAGCTGAAAGTCTCAGCTCATTATTACTGCTGTCTTTTGAGAACATAACAAGTCGTCTTACCACCGACTCCTTTGACATTGACACAACTCACATTCTTTTGAACAAAACTACATTCACAGACTCTTTCGATGCTGACTTTAACTCCTCAGTGGAGATAGACATACCAGAGtctgatggaggaaaaaagTCAATCACTGTGATAACATTTGCCTCGATGGATAACATACTCCCTCCAAGAGACAAAGACAATTCAACCTCCTATGTCATCAATGGGAGGGTCGTACTTGTTCAGTCCAGTGGCACCATTGATAATGTTTCGTTCACATTCGATGTTATAAACGATACCCTTAAGGACCCACAGTGTGTCTTCTGGAACTTCAGCCTCTTCGACGGACTGGGGGGATGGGATGGCAATGGCTGCGAGTTGGTGCACAACATAAACGAAACCGTCAGCTGCAACTGCAACCACCTGACCTCGTTCTCCATCCTGATGTCACCCTTCAGCCCAGATGACCCAGCGTTGGATATTATAACCTACGTTGGAGTTGGCATATCCATGGCTTCCTTGGTCATATGCCTCATTATTGAAGCTGTCATATggagaaaaataagaaagaacAATACATCCTACTTACGCCATGTTTCCGTTGTTAACATCGCCGTGTCTCTGTTGATTGCAAACATCTGGTTTATTATTGGGGCAGCCATTTCAGATGCAAAGGAGGAAAATCCACCAGCGTGCACTGCAGCTACATTCTTTATCCATTTTTTCTACCTGGCCCTGTTCTTCTGGATGTTagcctcagctctgctgttgttctACCGCACAGTCAGTGTCTTTGACGGGGGTTTGTCGAAAACATCGATGTTAGCTATTGGATTCTCTCTCGGCTACGGAGCCCCTCTCATCATCGCCATCATAACTATAGCCGTAACCGCACCCAATCAAGCGTACATCCGAGGAACTGGAATCTGCTGGCTCAACTGGAATGAGTCCAAAGCCCTGCTGGCATTTGTAATCCCTGCACTGTTAATAGTGGTGATAAACCTTGTAATCCTGCTTGTGGTGATATACAAAATGTTGAGGAGAAGGGCAGTGGGAGACGCTGcacaagcagcagagaggcacGTTCTAGTGGTCATCGCTAGGAGTCTGGCTGTCCTCACGCCATTTTTTGGATTAACATGGGGTCTGGGAGTTGGGACCATGACCAGTCCCTACAACAGAGGaattcatatttcatttgcatttttcaatTCATTGCAG GGTTTCTTCATATTGCTGTTTGGAACGCTTTTAGACAGAAAG GTGCGGTCAGAAATAGCAATTAAGTCACAAACTTCCAGAAGTGGGACAAGG AGCACCAGTGCTGGAAACTCATCATCAAGTGGATTTGACTTTTTCCGGAactggagaagaggaagag atggTTACAATATTTCATCCAGCTCCTCTGGTGCACCTCACTCCTCCGTGAACACGTGA
- the LOC121622160 gene encoding adhesion G protein-coupled receptor F5-like isoform X1 — MCLLTALCICRGTVRRSSLPDKSPYGRQTTVRVGMALLKAVGYTVVILVIYCSLENQGHSQPLNVFFEELMGTEASHIHPREKRAATFNSSEYELQAVINISDLERLQQLLSTYTFPLMISSEAEIISVDTTTVCSSNMTGYQCRCEQNFKWSYNTCISDGACDAIIADTCGCINALPSDGQYCQPNTSRTEPVDIDIVLDLRIPVFSVPSNFIHLFREALAGLPLPQAITESVEVVSLNFTTACYPNSTGGLHCPCEEQFAWSCDKCDIYGACSNGPGQTCKCINGLPPDGQFCEPLTSISQCPTPTPEMPTTTPMSTPTTTMTTPMTSTTAMTTPTTTMTTPTTTMTTPTTTMTTPTRTMTTPTTTITTPTTTITTPMTSTTAMTTTPPPPPTESRLSFSMDLEYNPSYNEPTSDVYQNVNNTIQSQCKKHISTLKAAKIAEFRSGSTICDYTITATSVQEIEIEAVKAGIFTELKEIYPVVFDSLIPLKPEPSKIFFGKRVTVTCGPPPEALNFSTNWIAEWRRDGTVILADSEHSISKMSGASILTVSRFFSTDNGYYECKLKESVNGKPVFRQTSSGEFVLSETPLIQVTPIRRNVNCEVENEVSLQCSVNSPYRVMFKNITTADTGNKISHQFSITDCENLEKRFTCQEESFPEFSKVITLVLSTKAFLCINDPVFGNGILNDKAVAPCEPNKVGEKTAVCMENGKWEDQQDNCVLQPVQELLDQSESLNNNSLPGFLDQLSNVTVNYTTEVVESPATIKAIVLILNNVALASSSLSIPITKTSMEDILLTGGVLTIDEAKESWNFLNTNDTRNTSVRGSNSPKAESLSSLLLLSFENITSRLTTDSFDIDTTHILLNKTTFTDSFDADFNSSVEIDIPESDGGKKSITVITFASMDNILPPRDKDNSTSYVINGRVVLVQSSGTIDNVSFTFDVINDTLKDPQCVFWNFSLFDGLGGWDGNGCELVHNINETVSCNCNHLTSFSILMSPFSPDDPALDIITYVGVGISMASLVICLIIEAVIWRKIRKNNTSYLRHVSVVNIAVSLLIANIWFIIGAAISDAKEENPPACTAATFFIHFFYLALFFWMLASALLLFYRTVSVFDGGLSKTSMLAIGFSLGYGAPLIIAIITIAVTAPNQAYIRGTGICWLNWNESKALLAFVIPALLIVVINLVILLVVIYKMLRRRAVGDAAQAAERHVLVVIARSLAVLTPFFGLTWGLGVGTMTSPYNRGIHISFAFFNSLQGFFILLFGTLLDRKVRSEIAIKSQTSRSGTRSTSAGNSSSSGFDFFRNWRRGRDGYNISSSSSGAPHSSVNT; from the exons ATGTGTTTATTAACTGCTCTATGTATTTGCAGAGGTACAGTGAGACGATCGTCCCTTCCTGACAAGAGCCCTTATGGAAGACAGACGACAGTGAGAG TCGGGATGGCGTTGCTTAAGGCAGTAGGATACACGGTTGTCATCCTGGTTATATACTGCAGTCTGGAGAATCAAGGGCACAGCCAGCCTCTGAATGTATTCTTTGAG GAACTGATGGGTACAGAAGCATCACACATTCATCCCAGAGAAAAAAGAGCGG CTACCTTTAATTCCTCTGAATATGAACTCCAAGCTGTCATAAACATCTCTGACCTGGAGCGTCTCCAACAGCTTCTGAGCACATACACCTTCCCGTTAATGATCAGCAGTGAGGCTGAAATCATAAGCGTCGATACCACAACAG TGTGTTCATCAAATATGACTGGATACCAGTGCAGATGTGAGCAGAACTTTAAATGGTCTTATAACACCTGCATTAGCGATGGAGCCTGTGATGCCATCATTGCTGACACATGTGGATGCATTAACGCCCTGCCGTCTGATGGCCAGTACTGCCAGCCAAACACCAGTCGAACAG AACCGGTGGACATTGATATAGTCCTTGACTTGCGCATCCCAGTCTTCAGTGTGCCGTCAAATTTCATTCATCTATTCAGGGAAGCTCTGGCAGGTTTACCACTCCCGCAAGCCATCACCGAGTCTGTAGAAGTTGTAAGCTTAAATTTCACCACAG CGTGCTATCCGAACTCTACTGGAGGACTTCACTGTCCGTGTGAGGAGCAGTTTGCGTGGTCGTGTGATAAGTGTGACATCTACGGTGCATGCAGTAATGGCCCTGGACAAACCTGCAAATGCATAAATGGACTTCCTCCTGATGGACAGTTCTGTGAACCACTCACTA GTATCAGTCAATGTCCTACCCCAACTCCTG AGATGCCGACGACAACACCAATGTCAACACCAACAACGACAATGACAACACCAATGACCTCTACGACGGCCAtgacaacaccaacaacaacaatgacaacaccAACAACGACAATGACAACACCAACAACGACAATGACAACACCAACAAGGACTATGACAACACCAACAACGACAATCACAACACCAACAACGACAATCACAACACCAATGACCTCAACAACGGCCATGACAACGacaccaccgccaccaccaaCAG AAAGCCGCTTGTCCTTTTCCATGGACCTAGAATATAATCCTTCATATAATGAGCCAACCAGCGACGTTTACCAAAACGTTAATAATACT ATTCAAAGCCAATGTAAGAAGCACATCTCCACTCTAAAAGCAGCAAAGATAGCTGAGTTTCG GAGTGGAAGCACCATCTGTGACTATACAATAACAGCAACTTCTGTTCAAGAAATTGAAATCGAAGCAGTAAAAGCGGGGATATttacagagctgaaagagataTACCCCGTGGTCTTTGACA GCCTAATACCCCTAAAACCTGAACCATCCAAAATATTTTTTGGGAAAAGGGTGACTGTGACGTGTGGCCCTCCACCAGAGGCTCTCAATTTTAGTACCAACTGGATTGCAGAGTGGAGACGTGATGGCACAGTAATACTTGCAGATAGCGAACACAGCATTTCAAAAATGAGTGGAGCATCGATCTTAACTGTGTCCAGATTTTTTAGCACCGACAATG GATATTATGAATGCAAGCTGAAAGAAAGTGTGAACGGGAAACCAGTTTTCAGACAGACATCCAGCGGAGAATTCGTTCTCAGCGAGACACCCTTGATCCAAGTGACACCAATCAGACGAAATGTCAATTGTGAGGTTGAAAACGAAGTGTCACTGCAGTGTTCTGTCAACAGTCCTTATAGAGTTATGTTTAAAAACATAACTACTGCAG ACACCGGTAATAAGATCTCCCATCAGTTTTCAATCACTGACTGTGAAAACCTGGAAAAGAGGTTCACTTGTCAGGAGGAGAGCTTTCCAGAATTTAGCAAAGTAATAACACTGGTGTTATCCACAAAGG CATTTCTGTGTATCAATGACCCGGTCTTTGGTAATGGAATTCTAAATGACAAGGCTGTAGCTCCCTGTGAGCCGAACAAGGTGGGGGAAAAGACAGCAGTTTGTATGGAAAATGGTAAATGGGAAGATCAACAAGACAACTGCGTCCTACAACCGGTTCAGGAGCTGCTCGATCAGTCTGAG TCCTTGAATAACAATTCATTGCCAGGATTCTTGGACCAACTCAGCAATGTCACTGTCAACTACACTACGGAAGTGGTTGAATCTCCTGCAACCATTAAAGCCATTGTTCTTATACTTAATAATGTAGCCcttgcatcatcatcattgtctaTACCAATAACTAAAACATCAATGGAG GATATCCTATTGACTGGAGGAGTTCTCACCATAGATGAGGCAAAGGAATCATGGAATTTTCTGAATACCAATGATACCAGAAACACATCAGTAAGAGGAAGCAACAGCCCCAAAGCTGAAAGTCTCAGCTCATTATTACTGCTGTCTTTTGAGAACATAACAAGTCGTCTTACCACCGACTCCTTTGACATTGACACAACTCACATTCTTTTGAACAAAACTACATTCACAGACTCTTTCGATGCTGACTTTAACTCCTCAGTGGAGATAGACATACCAGAGtctgatggaggaaaaaagTCAATCACTGTGATAACATTTGCCTCGATGGATAACATACTCCCTCCAAGAGACAAAGACAATTCAACCTCCTATGTCATCAATGGGAGGGTCGTACTTGTTCAGTCCAGTGGCACCATTGATAATGTTTCGTTCACATTCGATGTTATAAACGATACCCTTAAGGACCCACAGTGTGTCTTCTGGAACTTCAGCCTCTTCGACGGACTGGGGGGATGGGATGGCAATGGCTGCGAGTTGGTGCACAACATAAACGAAACCGTCAGCTGCAACTGCAACCACCTGACCTCGTTCTCCATCCTGATGTCACCCTTCAGCCCAGATGACCCAGCGTTGGATATTATAACCTACGTTGGAGTTGGCATATCCATGGCTTCCTTGGTCATATGCCTCATTATTGAAGCTGTCATATggagaaaaataagaaagaacAATACATCCTACTTACGCCATGTTTCCGTTGTTAACATCGCCGTGTCTCTGTTGATTGCAAACATCTGGTTTATTATTGGGGCAGCCATTTCAGATGCAAAGGAGGAAAATCCACCAGCGTGCACTGCAGCTACATTCTTTATCCATTTTTTCTACCTGGCCCTGTTCTTCTGGATGTTagcctcagctctgctgttgttctACCGCACAGTCAGTGTCTTTGACGGGGGTTTGTCGAAAACATCGATGTTAGCTATTGGATTCTCTCTCGGCTACGGAGCCCCTCTCATCATCGCCATCATAACTATAGCCGTAACCGCACCCAATCAAGCGTACATCCGAGGAACTGGAATCTGCTGGCTCAACTGGAATGAGTCCAAAGCCCTGCTGGCATTTGTAATCCCTGCACTGTTAATAGTGGTGATAAACCTTGTAATCCTGCTTGTGGTGATATACAAAATGTTGAGGAGAAGGGCAGTGGGAGACGCTGcacaagcagcagagaggcacGTTCTAGTGGTCATCGCTAGGAGTCTGGCTGTCCTCACGCCATTTTTTGGATTAACATGGGGTCTGGGAGTTGGGACCATGACCAGTCCCTACAACAGAGGaattcatatttcatttgcatttttcaatTCATTGCAG GGTTTCTTCATATTGCTGTTTGGAACGCTTTTAGACAGAAAG GTGCGGTCAGAAATAGCAATTAAGTCACAAACTTCCAGAAGTGGGACAAGG AGCACCAGTGCTGGAAACTCATCATCAAGTGGATTTGACTTTTTCCGGAactggagaagaggaagag atggTTACAATATTTCATCCAGCTCCTCTGGTGCACCTCACTCCTCCGTGAACACGTGA